A stretch of the Trueperaceae bacterium genome encodes the following:
- a CDS encoding S26 family signal peptidase: MRTVGNRKRVSGSSNSSKSIGSRLLREVRGYAEALVIAFLVVTFAFNTVGVVGSSMQPTLDGGAGRGRLLQSLLTGDRVFIPKYETWLRRLGLLGPYHQPGQVVVLREPPNSPTAQLPERQDCAQEVIGLPCRPFLIKRVIAGPGDHLSMVNGQVHLNGTPLEEAHLESEQLRREPEYFPVITQSNGVVTAVGVNLATAPSGITYPILPTKVDVSVLYPPQHPLIQYFYGKVLTSLAAISEEAPVREPFVHEIVVPPDHYFVMGDNRSRGGSEDSRLFGPIPGITIAGRASAVIWPPRRDGQWNWRALRSPSEYKTAAVNQ, from the coding sequence ATGCGCACCGTGGGCAACAGGAAGCGTGTAAGCGGCAGTTCGAACAGCAGCAAGAGCATCGGTTCGCGACTACTACGAGAAGTGCGAGGCTACGCTGAGGCTCTCGTCATTGCTTTCCTCGTGGTCACCTTCGCCTTCAACACCGTCGGCGTGGTCGGATCTTCAATGCAGCCCACACTAGACGGTGGGGCCGGTAGAGGACGTCTTCTCCAATCGCTGTTAACTGGCGATCGAGTGTTCATCCCCAAGTACGAGACCTGGCTTCGCAGGTTGGGCCTCCTCGGACCCTACCACCAACCCGGCCAAGTAGTAGTACTTCGCGAGCCGCCTAACTCCCCCACCGCCCAACTCCCCGAACGCCAAGACTGCGCTCAGGAAGTCATCGGCCTACCCTGCCGCCCCTTCCTGATCAAGCGGGTGATCGCTGGCCCCGGCGACCACCTGAGCATGGTGAACGGGCAAGTCCACCTGAACGGCACACCGCTCGAAGAAGCGCACCTAGAAAGCGAGCAGTTAAGACGCGAACCAGAGTACTTCCCAGTCATCACCCAATCGAATGGGGTCGTTACCGCTGTTGGCGTCAACCTAGCGACGGCGCCTTCCGGCATTACCTATCCCATCCTCCCAACCAAAGTGGACGTCAGCGTCCTCTACCCGCCCCAACACCCGCTCATCCAGTACTTCTATGGAAAAGTACTAACCTCACTAGCTGCAATTTCGGAGGAAGCTCCAGTGCGCGAGCCCTTCGTGCACGAAATCGTGGTTCCGCCCGACCACTACTTCGTTATGGGCGACAACCGCTCCCGCGGCGGCAGTGAAGACTCTCGCCTTTTCGGACCGATACCAGGCATAACAATCGCAGGTAGGGCAAGTGCAGTCATCTGGCCGCCGAGGCGAGACGGCCAGTGGAACTGGCGGGCACTTCGGTCACCCAGCGAGTACAAGACGGCAGCAGTCAACCAATAG
- a CDS encoding helix-turn-helix domain-containing protein produces the protein MERFQKDLLESVQQMKRGQAERVTEVELSPVAAARAHVGLSQRDFAGLLGVSARTLQDWEQGRREPTGAARTLLQVAVRHPEVLRELAK, from the coding sequence ATGGAAAGGTTTCAGAAGGATCTGCTCGAGTCCGTACAGCAGATGAAGCGGGGACAGGCCGAGCGGGTGACGGAAGTAGAGTTGTCCCCGGTGGCAGCGGCCCGGGCCCACGTGGGCCTGTCTCAGCGTGATTTCGCCGGGTTACTGGGGGTGTCCGCTCGTACGCTTCAGGACTGGGAACAGGGGCGCCGCGAGCCGACGGGCGCAGCCAGGACTCTGCTTCAGGTAGCTGTCAGGCATCCCGAGGTGCTCAGGGAACTCGCTAAGTAG
- a CDS encoding type II secretion system F family protein, whose amino-acid sequence MPVFEYKARDRTGKIVAASMEAASQRDVASALREKGFFISEIKAPKSGLNADIKLPKWLDIGSKPNLRDVTVFSRQFATVINAGLPVVQSLAILQKQAEKQGMKDALKKIREDVETGLPLSGSLAKFPGIFNKLYVYLVKAGEVSGNLDGILERVASYQEKQAALRGKIRTALTYPTVVLVIALAVTWFLLTGIVPQFAQILDQLGGEMPTITAVLIAISDFLRFQWYILVGLIVALIVGIGFYYRTNNGKHVIDRLLLRLPIIGPLVQKTAIASFSNTFGLLLKSGVNIIESIDITKGTAGNIIVEDVLDETKESVQKGEQISTTLVQYPRVFPPLVSSMIAIGEETGAVDSMLDKIAIFYEREVDEAVDSLTAALEPAMIVFLGTIVGFIVAGMFLPMFSIISQLSA is encoded by the coding sequence ATGCCGGTTTTCGAGTACAAGGCAAGGGACCGGACAGGGAAGATCGTGGCCGCGTCCATGGAGGCTGCCAGCCAACGGGACGTGGCGTCGGCATTGCGGGAGAAGGGCTTCTTCATCAGTGAGATAAAGGCGCCCAAGTCGGGTCTCAATGCCGATATCAAGCTGCCGAAGTGGCTCGACATCGGTTCGAAGCCGAACCTGCGCGACGTGACCGTCTTCAGCCGCCAGTTCGCCACCGTTATCAACGCCGGCCTGCCGGTGGTGCAGTCGCTGGCGATCCTCCAGAAGCAGGCCGAGAAGCAGGGCATGAAAGACGCCCTCAAGAAGATCCGCGAAGACGTCGAGACAGGCCTCCCGCTCTCCGGCTCCCTGGCGAAGTTCCCCGGCATCTTCAACAAGCTCTACGTCTACCTGGTCAAAGCAGGTGAGGTGTCGGGCAACCTCGACGGCATCCTGGAGAGGGTCGCCTCCTACCAGGAGAAGCAGGCCGCGCTGCGGGGCAAGATCCGCACCGCCCTTACCTATCCGACGGTGGTGCTCGTCATCGCCCTGGCGGTCACCTGGTTCCTCCTCACGGGTATCGTGCCGCAGTTCGCCCAGATCCTCGACCAGCTGGGTGGCGAGATGCCGACCATCACTGCTGTGCTCATCGCCATCTCCGACTTCCTCCGGTTCCAGTGGTACATCCTGGTCGGGCTCATCGTTGCGCTGATCGTCGGCATAGGCTTCTACTACAGGACGAACAACGGCAAGCACGTCATCGACAGGCTGCTGTTGCGCCTGCCAATCATCGGGCCGCTGGTGCAGAAGACAGCGATCGCCTCCTTCTCCAACACCTTCGGTCTGCTCCTCAAGAGCGGTGTGAACATCATCGAGTCGATCGACATAACCAAGGGCACGGCCGGCAATATCATCGTCGAGGACGTCCTGGACGAGACCAAGGAGTCGGTACAGAAGGGCGAGCAGATAAGCACGACCCTGGTGCAGTACCCGCGTGTCTTCCCGCCACTCGTGTCGTCGATGATCGCCATCGGCGAGGAGACAGGCGCGGTCGACTCGATGCTGGACAAGATCGCCATCTTCTACGAGCGCGAGGTAGATGAGGCCGTGGACTCGCTCACGGCAGCTCTGGAGCCTGCGATGATCGTCTTCCTAGGCACCATCGTCGGCTTCATCGTAGCCGGCATGTTCCTGCCGATGTTCTCGATCATCAGCCAGCTGAGCGCGTAG
- the nth gene encoding endonuclease III has translation MPREKIADKRTRATEVLARLRKLYPNARTELEYRSPFELLVAVILSAQATDAGVNRLTPRLFDRYPDASSLARATPEEVEPLINSIGLFRGKARNIVAAARILVEKHAGEVPDDFDALLELPGVGRKTANVVLGTVYGRPGIAVDTHVLRVSNRLGFTRSDDPVKVEKDLERLYPSEQWVFVHHALILHGRRICVARTPKCADCVLNDICPSSRV, from the coding sequence ATGCCACGTGAGAAGATCGCCGACAAGCGCACCCGGGCAACCGAGGTGCTCGCGCGGCTGCGAAAGCTCTACCCCAACGCCAGAACCGAACTGGAGTACCGCAGCCCTTTCGAGCTGTTGGTCGCGGTCATCCTCTCGGCCCAGGCCACCGATGCGGGCGTCAACCGGCTGACACCCCGCCTCTTCGACCGGTACCCCGACGCATCCTCACTTGCCCGGGCCACCCCCGAGGAGGTCGAGCCGCTCATCAACAGCATCGGGCTCTTCCGAGGTAAGGCCAGGAACATCGTGGCAGCAGCCAGGATCCTCGTCGAGAAGCACGCCGGCGAGGTTCCCGACGACTTCGATGCCCTGCTCGAACTCCCGGGAGTGGGCCGGAAGACGGCCAACGTCGTACTCGGGACCGTCTACGGCCGACCCGGGATCGCCGTGGACACGCACGTCCTGCGGGTCTCGAACCGCCTCGGCTTCACCCGTTCCGATGATCCAGTGAAGGTCGAGAAGGACCTCGAACGGCTCTACCCGAGCGAACAGTGGGTATTCGTCCACCACGCCCTCATCCTGCACGGCCGAAGGATCTGCGTAGCCCGCACGCCCAAGTGCGCAGATTGCGTTCTCAACGACATCTGCCCTAGCAGCAGGGTATAG